One window from the genome of Leptospira johnsonii encodes:
- a CDS encoding GNAT family N-acetyltransferase, translating into MGSGTVQKKQKVERKLEVRIAENQLEIERTLALRYDVFNLELGEGLPQSAATRKDRDEYDLFCDHLIVVDKNRDDMIVGTYRILRRSVAKANLGFYSDNEFDITKIYELEREPAEIGRSCVHPEYRDGSVISLLWGGLAQYMKKNNIGYLFGCGSVHSTDAQAANDVYAFLKDKKALAGEDFDVKPLPGFEMEGFDTNYSPEDIKEISKRIPALIKGYIRAGSLICGTPALDSVFKTTDFFIIFDIKDIESRYSKHYLE; encoded by the coding sequence ATGGGATCAGGAACAGTCCAAAAAAAGCAGAAAGTAGAACGTAAGCTTGAAGTAAGGATCGCAGAGAACCAACTCGAGATCGAAAGAACTTTGGCTCTTCGTTATGATGTATTCAATCTGGAGTTGGGAGAAGGTTTGCCTCAATCCGCAGCTACTCGTAAGGACAGAGATGAATACGATTTATTTTGCGACCACCTTATCGTTGTAGATAAGAATCGGGATGATATGATCGTTGGAACCTACCGAATCCTTCGCCGAAGTGTTGCAAAGGCGAATCTAGGATTCTATTCCGACAACGAATTCGATATTACTAAAATTTACGAATTAGAAAGAGAACCCGCAGAGATCGGACGCAGTTGTGTTCATCCTGAATACAGAGACGGATCAGTGATCTCTCTTCTTTGGGGCGGACTCGCTCAATATATGAAGAAGAACAATATCGGATATCTATTCGGTTGCGGTTCTGTTCATAGCACCGATGCACAAGCTGCAAACGATGTGTATGCTTTTTTAAAAGATAAGAAAGCGTTAGCTGGAGAAGATTTCGACGTGAAACCTCTGCCAGGATTCGAGATGGAAGGTTTTGATACGAATTATTCTCCTGAAGATATTAAGGAAATTTCTAAAAGAATTCCTGCATTGATTAAAGGATATATCAGAGCCGGGTCTTTGATCTGCGGAACTCCTGCATTGGACTCCGTTTTCAAAACCACGGATTTCTTTATCATCTTCGATATCAAAGACATCGAATCAAGATACAGCAAACATTACCTAGAATAG
- a CDS encoding PilZ domain-containing protein has protein sequence MEKRKQVRVVPFPKQPVQLQLMGNGFLDILIAQDVSEGGIAVRVPHKFDGCDIHSSVEIVVSLPGYKPFKALGKIKHLSASKEAQGLFGLQFTQIDLKGKEFLIDYVKKLASLRRMAG, from the coding sequence ATGGAGAAAAGAAAACAGGTAAGGGTCGTCCCTTTTCCTAAACAACCAGTTCAACTCCAATTGATGGGAAACGGTTTTTTAGATATTCTTATAGCCCAGGACGTTAGCGAGGGAGGGATTGCGGTTCGTGTTCCTCATAAATTCGATGGATGCGATATACATTCCAGTGTGGAAATTGTGGTTTCTCTGCCCGGATACAAACCATTTAAAGCGTTAGGAAAGATTAAACACTTAAGCGCTTCCAAGGAAGCACAGGGCCTTTTCGGTCTCCAATTCACCCAAATCGACCTAAAAGGGAAGGAATTCCTGATTGATTATGTCAAAAAACTAGCCTCACTCCGCAGAATGGCAGGTTAA
- a CDS encoding histone deacetylase, whose amino-acid sequence MGKVAYNNPRFFDFVYDDFLCAAVDSHIAQSGVLFHSLTKESVWELFEITGVLAELKKRGYDSFQLDLSGSDDTYQKLILTFQNEILVHLRLSIQEYRIRLNDYFFKEKYLVVNWLQTRHPKQEGRDSTRLYPGQDVPGLGIFPEMSDLIGFLIISLRLNGAVIRPEYFHDAVLFSRKFHFLEADSKALYQALRTTFPKHSIRAISTLLQHGKIVDAKRGVIEWKPIEMIFFLEKSLNFFVFNRKFEKKVSKVLSTYKLSLVEGAEAELGLNT is encoded by the coding sequence ATGGGTAAGGTTGCATACAATAATCCGCGTTTTTTCGATTTTGTATACGACGACTTTTTATGTGCGGCGGTGGACTCTCACATCGCTCAATCCGGAGTTCTATTTCATTCTCTAACAAAAGAAAGTGTTTGGGAACTTTTCGAGATCACAGGAGTTCTTGCAGAGCTTAAAAAGAGAGGATACGATTCTTTCCAACTGGATCTTTCCGGAAGCGATGATACCTACCAAAAACTCATTCTCACTTTCCAGAATGAAATTTTAGTACATCTACGTTTGAGCATCCAAGAATATAGGATACGGCTCAACGATTACTTCTTTAAAGAAAAATATCTGGTGGTGAATTGGCTTCAGACACGTCATCCGAAACAGGAAGGAAGAGATTCCACTCGTTTGTATCCTGGACAAGATGTTCCCGGTCTTGGGATTTTTCCCGAGATGTCGGACCTGATCGGATTTCTGATCATCTCTCTCCGATTGAACGGAGCAGTAATCCGTCCCGAATATTTTCACGACGCAGTACTCTTTTCCCGTAAATTCCATTTTTTAGAAGCTGACTCCAAGGCTCTTTACCAGGCTTTGAGAACGACATTTCCGAAACATTCTATCCGAGCCATCTCTACATTATTACAACATGGAAAGATCGTAGATGCAAAACGGGGAGTGATCGAATGGAAGCCGATAGAAATGATTTTCTTTTTGGAGAAATCTTTGAACTTCTTCGTATTCAATCGTAAGTTCGAAAAGAAGGTCTCCAAGGTACTTTCCACCTATAAGCTCTCTTTGGTAGAAGGTGCTGAGGCAGAGCTAGGACTAAATACTTAG
- a CDS encoding alpha/beta fold hydrolase: MSEPLWRTHPLAWKALGAFFEWKKRKLFYRIGGEGEALLLLHGFPTSSWDWKEVWEPLSHQYKILTLDYLGFGFSEKPKDGHYSIFEYADQAEFFLQEQGIKKVHLLAHDLGDTVAQELVARFREKLSGQRIGGPDLESVFFLNGGIFPETHRPRAVQKLLNGPLGFLFSRLVNKTSFQKSFSEVFGPNTKPHQEELDGFWECVSDGGGKAIYHKLIRYMRERKIFRERWVGALLDCPIPYALADGLEDPVSGKHVVDRLKELRPEAQVYELSGIGHYPQTEAADQVLKAYSHFRSKL, translated from the coding sequence ATGTCAGAACCGCTTTGGAGAACCCACCCTTTGGCCTGGAAGGCACTGGGAGCTTTCTTTGAATGGAAAAAAAGGAAACTATTCTATCGGATAGGTGGAGAAGGAGAAGCTCTTCTTCTTTTACATGGATTTCCCACTTCTTCCTGGGACTGGAAGGAGGTATGGGAACCTCTTTCACATCAGTATAAGATTCTGACCTTAGATTATCTAGGCTTCGGTTTTTCTGAAAAACCTAAAGATGGACACTATTCTATTTTTGAATATGCGGACCAGGCTGAGTTTTTCCTACAAGAACAAGGCATCAAAAAAGTGCATCTTCTCGCTCACGACCTAGGAGATACTGTGGCGCAAGAATTGGTTGCAAGATTCAGAGAGAAACTATCCGGACAGAGGATTGGCGGACCAGATCTAGAGTCGGTGTTCTTTCTAAATGGTGGGATCTTTCCGGAGACACATAGACCTAGAGCTGTGCAGAAATTATTAAACGGTCCTTTGGGATTTTTATTTTCCCGTTTAGTGAACAAGACTTCCTTTCAAAAAAGTTTTTCAGAAGTATTCGGACCCAATACCAAACCTCACCAAGAGGAGTTGGATGGATTTTGGGAATGTGTGAGCGACGGAGGAGGAAAGGCGATTTATCACAAATTGATAAGATACATGAGAGAAAGAAAAATTTTCAGAGAGAGGTGGGTAGGCGCCCTTTTGGATTGTCCGATCCCATATGCATTGGCCGACGGATTAGAAGATCCAGTCAGCGGTAAACATGTGGTGGATCGATTGAAAGAACTTAGACCGGAAGCGCAAGTATACGAACTCTCCGGCATAGGACATTATCCTCAGACAGAAGCTGCCGATCAGGTTTTGAAAGCGTACTCACACTTCAGATCGAAACTTTGA
- a CDS encoding aldo/keto reductase — protein sequence MESSYSRKKFLKLLALSAAGVSLSENIISPLFSQTSGASKMLKRKIPKTGEEIPAIGLGTWQTLDVDPDPSSLAPLKEVLSEFLQTGGGVVDSSPMYGRSEEIFGILSKDFSDAERRKFFLATKVWIKGEAAGKSQIESSFKKMKAEKIDLFQIHNLLDTQTHLKTLRGMKEKGKIRYIGLTHFTTSAFAEMERISEKEKPDFLQIPYSIQTREAEDRILPFAQEHGIAVLINRPFEEGGLFRNTKGKTLPEYFKEWDCHSFAQVFLKYILSHPAVTCAIPATSKVSHLKDNMGAGIGRFPEGKERKVFLSNLLDAMD from the coding sequence ATGGAAAGCTCTTATTCCAGAAAAAAGTTCCTAAAACTTTTGGCATTATCTGCCGCAGGCGTAAGTCTTTCGGAGAATATAATATCTCCGTTATTCTCCCAAACGTCCGGAGCTTCTAAAATGTTAAAACGTAAGATCCCAAAAACTGGAGAAGAAATTCCCGCAATCGGTTTAGGTACTTGGCAGACTTTAGATGTGGATCCGGATCCTTCTTCTTTGGCCCCATTAAAAGAAGTGCTGTCGGAGTTCCTACAAACTGGTGGAGGTGTGGTGGATTCTTCTCCAATGTATGGTCGTTCCGAGGAAATTTTCGGGATCTTATCCAAGGATTTCTCGGATGCAGAAAGGAGAAAATTTTTCTTAGCCACAAAGGTTTGGATCAAGGGAGAAGCCGCCGGTAAATCCCAGATCGAATCTTCTTTCAAAAAAATGAAAGCGGAGAAAATCGATCTATTCCAAATCCATAATTTACTAGATACCCAAACCCATCTTAAAACATTAAGAGGCATGAAAGAAAAAGGGAAGATCCGTTATATAGGTCTGACCCATTTTACTACTTCTGCATTCGCTGAAATGGAGCGTATCTCCGAAAAAGAAAAACCGGACTTCTTGCAAATACCTTATTCTATCCAGACTAGAGAAGCGGAGGATCGTATCTTGCCATTCGCTCAAGAACATGGGATCGCAGTTCTGATCAATCGTCCCTTCGAAGAAGGCGGACTTTTTAGAAATACAAAGGGTAAAACTTTGCCTGAGTATTTTAAGGAATGGGATTGCCATTCTTTCGCGCAAGTCTTCTTAAAATATATTCTTTCTCATCCTGCTGTGACCTGCGCGATCCCTGCCACTTCTAAGGTTTCCCATCTTAAAGATAATATGGGCGCCGGCATCGGAAGATTTCCGGAAGGTAAAGAAAGAAAAGTTTTTCTATCCAACCTTTTAGACGCAATGGACTGA